One Ostrinia nubilalis chromosome 4, ilOstNubi1.1, whole genome shotgun sequence DNA window includes the following coding sequences:
- the LOC135088668 gene encoding uncharacterized protein LOC135088668 encodes MDTKSTISSHEWHIPRPSLSGSTTSGSISDSRSRGGSASSQGSSSNHSTHSVSSGSFLLNAAHLARMHGRNSAQEDYGYHSKLGSYGRKTGISEAVVAIPEETRDSADTFWNGVKRGSATGQDAVSVASSTHFTVVNGFTKQRQGKEPKSCCCDHSHQVTVLVISMTILFSACILAAICFVEMRMRKETGMYKYS; translated from the exons ATGGATACCAAAAGCACG ATCTCATCACACGAGTGGCACATACCGCGGCCATCGCTATCCGGCAGCACCACTAGTGGCAGCATTAGTGACTCTCGCTCACGAGGAGGGTCTGCATCCAGCCAAGGATCTTCTAGCAACCATAGCACGCAT AGCGTATCCTCGGGCTCGTTTTTGCTGAACGCGGCTCATTTAGCGCGCATGCATGGCAGAAATTCGGCGCAAGAGGACTACGGTTACCATTCCAAGTTGGGCAGCTACGGTCGGAAGACTGGTATTTCCGAGGCTGTGGTCGCGATACCCGAAGAGACTCGGGATTCTGCTGACACTTTTTGGAATGGTGTGAAACGAGGCTCCGCGACTGGCCAGGATGCTGTCTCAGTGGCTAGCTCCACCCACTTCACGGTGGTGAACGGATTCACGAAGCAACGACAAGGCAAAGAGCCGAAATCATGCTGCTGCGATCATTCCCATCAAGTCACCGTACTCGTCATATCGATGACTATCTTATTTTCGGCCTGCATCTTAGCGGCTATATGTTTTGTCGAGA tgcgAATGCGCAAGGAGACGGGAATGTATAAATATTCCTAA